GAAATAAAGGCTGGGAAATTTTCACCGATGCGATCATTCAAGCTGTCAGCGCCAAGACGAGTCCGGTGGTGTTTTTGCTGTGGGGAAATTATGCCAAGGCGAAAATCAAATTGATTGATACCGCCAAAGCAGGACATGTCATCATCCACTCGGCGCATCCCTCGCCGCTATCGGCCACCAACGGATTTTTTGGCAGCCGGCCGTTTTCAAAAACCAATGCGGCGCTGCGCCAATTCGGCAAGTTGGAGATTGATTGGCAGATTCCGGCATGATAATTTTTTATTTGCCGAATTTATTTTTCCAAAATAAAAAGGGATAGACATGTAATCTATCCCTTTCCTCCCCGGTTTTGAAAATTCAAAAAACCAGCTCCAAACGGCTTACTTCTTGTACAACGCCCCTGCTACCGCGCCGGCGATGAGGGCGCCGATAACGCCAACAATGATCGAGGCCCACGCCAGGCCGTAGGGGTAGTTGGCGATAACCAGATGATTGAAGAGCAGCGCCGGGAAAAAAACGAGAATACCAGCCATACAGTCCGTATGTGGCCCCGCCTTTGAGTCCGCCGCCGAAACTGCCATACACCCGATCATACACCCAGACGAAGACAAATCCGGCGACAAAATCGCCGATGATAAACCAGTGCATCGGCGCATCCTGCCGCATCAGCGTGGTCAGTTTGGAATAATACATGCTTGCCAGGATTTGCCCGTGAGCAATGAAGTCATACACATTCAAGGCCACGCCGACTGCGAGCGAAGCGATGACACATTTTTTAACGTTCATGATGGGCCTCCTCAGTTGGTTTAAATGGATTGAGTTAATTTAATCACCACGCCAGTAAATGGCGAACAAACGTCAATCATTGGGAAGGGAGTCCTACCCGGCAATCATGTTCAGCCTCAGGAAGATGTCGTAAAGAGCAAAAATCAAATGTTAAAGTCAAGAGATTTCTTTATAAGGGGGTTGGTTTCAACAACGCAATTGAAATTAGACGTGGACACACATTTTGAACTTGGGCGAAATTTTCATTGACCTCGTGATGAAATTTTAGTATCATGAGGCATGAATCCATTGCCCACTCGCCCCCATCCCGGCGTGGCGATTGTCACCGGCGGCGGCCGCGGCATTGGGCGCGCCATCGCCCTGGCCTTTGCGGCCCAAGGCCTCGATGTCGCCGTGATCAGCCGCAGCCAGGATCAAATCGACCGCGTCAAAGCGGAGATCGAAACGCGGGGTCGGCGCGCCGCTGCCATCGCCTGTGACGTAAGCAATAAAGCCGCAGTCAACGCCACCGTCGCTCGTGTGCGCGAGAAACTTGGCCCTGTCACTGTTCTCGTCAACAACGCCGGCATGCATCTCGCCAAACGTTTTTCCACCATCACCGACGACGAATGGCAGCGCATCGTCGCGGTTAATCTCACCAGCCTGTTTTATTTTACCCAGGCCGTGCTGCCAGATATGGAAGCCGCCAATTGGGGACGCATCATCAACATGTCTTCCGCCGCCGGCCGCATGGGCGTGCCGTATGCCGTGCCTTACAACGCCACGAAACACGGGGTGATCGGTTTCACGCGCGGCCTGGCGCTCGATCTGGCGCGCACCGGCATCACCGTCAATGCCATTTGCCCGGGCTGGGTGCTCACCGAGATGGTTCGTGCCAACGCCGAAGGCTTGGCGGCGAAAAGGGGCATGACGATCGAGCAAGCCCTCGAAAGTTTGATTTCAACCTCCCCGCAAAAACGTTTTGTCGAACCCGAAGAAGTCGCCCACGTCGCCGTGATGCTGCTTTCCGATGCCGCGCGCAGTATCACCGGACAGGAGATCGGCGTTGACGGCGGAATTGTGGTGGCGTGAAATTTTTGTAGGATCGCCTTCAGGCGATTGGCGTTTGCTTGTCTAGATTTTTTCCCAAAACAAGTCATTCAACTTTTAGGAAAAGTTATGATGAATACGGCAACTGCATCCGGCATCGGCTTCACCCTCACCGAAGAGCAAAAGCTGCTGCAACAAATGGCGCGCGAGTTTACGCGCAACGAAATTATTCCGGTGGCGAAAGAATATGACAAGACCCACGAATTCCCCTGGCCGGTGGTTCGCAAAGCCCGGGAATTGGGCTTGACGGTCATGACGGTTCCGAAAGCGTATGGCGGCTCCGGGCTTTCGATGCTGGAAGAGTGCATCGTCACCGAAGAGCTGGCCTACGGCTGCTCCGGCATGAGCACCAGCATCACGCTCAACGGATTGGCCGTGTTGCCGTTGTTGTTGGCGGGAAGCGAAGAGCAGAAACGAATTTATTGTGGCAGATTGGCGAAAGGCGAGATGGCGGCCTATTGTCTCTCCGAAGCCGCGGCCGGCTCGGATGTTGCCGCGATTCAAACCCTGGCGCGGCGCGAGGGCGACTCGTATGTCATCAACGGCTCGAAGACGTTTATCACCAACGCTTCGGTGGCAAATTGGTTTTCGGTTTTTGCCTATACCAATCCGGACGCGAAGTATAAAGGCATGAGTTGTTTCATCGTCGATCGCCACACGCCGGGCCTTTCGGTGGCCAAGCCGTTTGACAAAATGGGCCAGCGCGCTTCCGATACC
This genomic stretch from candidate division KSB1 bacterium harbors:
- a CDS encoding acyl-CoA dehydrogenase family protein, with product MMNTATASGIGFTLTEEQKLLQQMAREFTRNEIIPVAKEYDKTHEFPWPVVRKARELGLTVMTVPKAYGGSGLSMLEECIVTEELAYGCSGMSTSITLNGLAVLPLLLAGSEEQKRIYCGRLAKGEMAAYCLSEAAAGSDVAAIQTLARREGDSYVINGSKTFITNASVANWFSVFAYTNPDAKYKGMSCFIVDRHTPGLSVAKPFDKMGQRASDTAEVVFDNVRVPAANLIGKEGEGFLIAMKVFDRSRVPTAIGAVGVARRALEECIQFARERQTMGRPIWQHQAVGHMIADMAMNVEAARLVVWQAAAACDSGQPNTMQSAFAKAFAADIAMKVCTDAVQVFGGYGFIEEYPVAKLMRDVKIFQIYEGTSQIQRNIIVRELFR
- a CDS encoding SDR family oxidoreductase — its product is MPTRPHPGVAIVTGGGRGIGRAIALAFAAQGLDVAVISRSQDQIDRVKAEIETRGRRAAAIACDVSNKAAVNATVARVREKLGPVTVLVNNAGMHLAKRFSTITDDEWQRIVAVNLTSLFYFTQAVLPDMEAANWGRIINMSSAAGRMGVPYAVPYNATKHGVIGFTRGLALDLARTGITVNAICPGWVLTEMVRANAEGLAAKRGMTIEQALESLISTSPQKRFVEPEEVAHVAVMLLSDAARSITGQEIGVDGGIVVA